In one window of Pseudomonas benzenivorans DNA:
- the cueR gene encoding Cu(I)-responsive transcriptional regulator, producing MNIGQAARKTGLSAKMIRYYESIDLLPAAGRSDSGYRQYGPQDLHRLAFIKRARDLGFSLAEVAQLLALWQDRGRASADVKALAAGHIAELNHKIAELSGLRDTLQELMDHCQGDQRPDCPILRDLESGGRCP from the coding sequence GTGAATATCGGCCAAGCCGCGCGCAAGACCGGCCTCAGCGCCAAGATGATCCGCTACTACGAGTCCATCGACCTGCTGCCGGCCGCCGGCCGTAGCGACAGCGGCTACCGCCAGTACGGCCCCCAGGACCTGCACCGCCTGGCCTTTATCAAGCGCGCCCGCGACCTGGGCTTCTCCCTGGCCGAGGTGGCCCAGCTGCTGGCCCTGTGGCAGGACCGCGGGCGCGCCAGCGCCGACGTCAAGGCCCTGGCCGCCGGGCATATCGCCGAGCTGAACCACAAGATCGCCGAGCTGAGCGGCCTGCGCGACACCCTGCAGGAGCTGATGGACCACTGCCAGGGCGACCAGCGCCCGGACTGCCCGATCCTCAGGGACCTGGAGTCCGGCGGCCGCTGCCCCTGA
- a CDS encoding heavy-metal-associated domain-containing protein, which translates to MQVFKVQGMSCGHCVRAITQAVQARDPAAEVQVDLQAAEVRVTSRLSNEELLEAIFDEGYTVSPA; encoded by the coding sequence ATGCAGGTGTTCAAGGTGCAGGGCATGAGCTGCGGTCATTGCGTGCGGGCGATCACCCAGGCCGTCCAGGCGCGCGACCCGGCGGCCGAAGTGCAGGTCGATCTGCAGGCCGCCGAGGTGCGGGTGACCAGCCGGCTGTCGAACGAAGAGCTGCTCGAGGCGATCTTCGACGAGGGCTATACCGTCAGCCCGGCCTGA
- a CDS encoding efflux RND transporter permease subunit: MISRFFIDRPIFATVISVIIMLAGLLSMRALPISQYPQILPPQVSVSATYAGASAQVIAETVAAPLEQSINGVEGMIYQQSNSGGNAMSLAVYFEVGTDPDQATIDVNNRVQSALAKLPEEVRRQGVKVEKKSSDILQVVTLFSPDGSRDPVYISNYALINVIDELKRLPGVGDARQFGSKDYSMRIWLRPDKLAQFNLTPSDVVAAIREQNSQFAAGSFGQQPLQQAQDFTYTVTTQGRFTDPEEFENVILRSDATGASLLLKDVARIELGAQDYSLMTSLNGQQNAAFGIYLQPGANALDTAEAVRSTLERLSQDFPQGITYKIPYDTTKFVKVSIEEVIHTFFEALVLVVLVVFVFLQNWRATLIPLLAIPVSLVGTFAGMYLLGFSINLLTLFGMVLAIGIVVDDAIVVIENVERSMAADKLGPREATIKAMQEVTGPIIATSLVLIAVFVPVGFLGGLAGEMYKQFAITIAVSVAISSIVALTLSPALCALLLKPGEHEPAAPFRAFNRVFDRLTDGYASGVRFFLKRTLVGLTLFGAMIALMVLLFNRVPGSLVPDEDQGYVINAYFLPPAASLTRTEALTGAVTEQLMAHPAVEDVVTFAGFDILTFGTRSNAGVSFVPLKDWSERTTPELDARNLTREFMGIGAAQKDGVVMSFNPPPITGMSTTGGFEGYIQDRSGGTTEQLAAKVAAFLQAVNQRPELAGVQSTFSANVPQYYIDLDRTKARALGVSINDVFTAMQATFGSYYVNDFSLFGRTWQVSLQSESEFRRKPEDLAQVYVRSAGGELVPLSSLVKVRRILGPDSYARFNVYPAAKILGGPAPGYSSGQALAAVQEVAGEVLGSDYSIGWTGSAYQELATQGSGSTAFVFGLIMVFLILAAQYERWTLPLAVVTAVPFAVFGAILAVWLRGIDNDVYFQVGLVTLIGLSTKNAILIVEFAVLCRQQGMGILEAALEAARLRFRPIIMTSLAFVLGVMPLVVSSGAGSASRHSIGTGVLGGMLAATVLAVFLIPMFYLLVESLSQKLSRGRKAAEVAES, from the coding sequence GTGATCTCACGCTTCTTTATCGACCGGCCGATCTTCGCCACGGTCATCTCCGTCATCATCATGCTGGCCGGCCTGCTTTCCATGCGCGCCCTGCCCATCTCCCAGTACCCGCAGATCCTGCCGCCGCAGGTGTCGGTCAGCGCCACCTATGCCGGGGCCAGCGCCCAGGTGATCGCCGAGACCGTGGCCGCGCCCCTGGAGCAGTCGATCAACGGCGTCGAGGGGATGATCTACCAGCAGTCCAATTCCGGCGGCAACGCCATGAGCCTGGCGGTGTACTTCGAGGTGGGCACCGATCCCGACCAGGCCACCATCGACGTCAACAACCGGGTGCAGTCGGCCCTGGCCAAGCTGCCGGAGGAGGTGCGCCGGCAGGGGGTCAAGGTGGAGAAGAAGTCCTCGGACATCCTCCAGGTGGTCACCCTGTTCTCCCCGGACGGCTCGCGTGACCCGGTGTATATCAGCAACTACGCGCTGATCAACGTGATCGACGAACTCAAGCGCCTGCCCGGCGTCGGCGACGCCCGCCAGTTCGGCTCCAAGGACTATTCCATGCGTATCTGGCTGCGCCCGGACAAGTTGGCGCAGTTCAACCTGACCCCCAGCGACGTGGTCGCGGCCATTCGCGAGCAGAACTCGCAGTTCGCCGCCGGCAGCTTCGGCCAGCAGCCGCTGCAGCAGGCCCAGGATTTCACCTACACCGTGACCACCCAGGGCCGCTTCACCGACCCCGAGGAATTCGAGAACGTCATCCTGCGCTCGGATGCCACCGGCGCCAGCCTGCTGCTCAAGGACGTGGCGCGGATCGAGCTGGGCGCCCAGGACTACTCGCTGATGACCTCGCTCAACGGCCAGCAGAACGCCGCCTTCGGCATCTACCTGCAACCCGGCGCCAATGCCCTGGATACCGCCGAGGCGGTGCGCAGCACCCTCGAGCGCCTGTCCCAGGACTTCCCCCAGGGCATCACCTACAAGATTCCCTACGACACCACCAAGTTCGTCAAGGTGTCGATCGAGGAGGTGATCCACACCTTCTTCGAGGCCCTGGTGCTGGTGGTGCTGGTGGTGTTCGTGTTCCTGCAGAACTGGCGCGCCACGCTGATCCCCTTGCTGGCCATCCCGGTGTCGCTGGTCGGCACCTTCGCCGGCATGTACCTGCTGGGGTTCTCCATCAACCTGCTGACCCTGTTCGGCATGGTGCTGGCGATCGGCATCGTGGTGGACGACGCCATCGTGGTGATCGAGAACGTCGAGCGCTCGATGGCCGCCGACAAGCTCGGCCCGCGCGAGGCCACGATCAAGGCCATGCAGGAGGTGACCGGCCCGATCATCGCCACCAGCCTGGTGCTGATCGCGGTGTTCGTGCCGGTGGGCTTTCTCGGCGGCCTGGCCGGGGAGATGTACAAGCAGTTCGCTATTACCATCGCCGTGTCGGTGGCGATCTCCAGCATCGTCGCCCTGACCCTGAGCCCGGCCCTGTGCGCCCTGCTGCTCAAGCCCGGAGAGCACGAGCCGGCGGCGCCGTTCCGCGCCTTCAACCGGGTGTTCGACCGGCTCACCGACGGCTATGCCAGCGGCGTGCGCTTCTTCCTCAAGCGCACCCTGGTGGGGCTGACGCTGTTCGGCGCGATGATTGCGCTGATGGTGCTGCTGTTCAATCGGGTGCCCGGCTCGCTGGTGCCGGACGAGGACCAGGGCTATGTGATCAACGCCTACTTCCTGCCGCCGGCGGCCTCCTTGACCCGCACCGAGGCGCTGACCGGCGCGGTGACTGAGCAGCTGATGGCGCACCCGGCGGTGGAGGACGTGGTCACCTTCGCCGGCTTCGACATCCTCACCTTCGGCACCCGCAGCAATGCCGGGGTATCCTTCGTGCCGCTCAAGGACTGGAGCGAGCGCACCACGCCGGAGCTGGATGCGCGCAACCTGACCCGCGAATTCATGGGCATCGGCGCGGCGCAGAAGGATGGCGTGGTGATGAGCTTCAACCCGCCGCCGATCACCGGCATGAGCACCACCGGCGGTTTCGAGGGCTATATCCAGGACCGCAGCGGCGGCACGACCGAACAGCTGGCGGCCAAGGTCGCGGCCTTCCTCCAGGCGGTCAATCAGCGCCCGGAGCTGGCCGGGGTGCAGAGCACCTTCAGCGCCAACGTGCCGCAGTACTACATCGACCTGGACCGCACCAAGGCCCGCGCCCTGGGCGTGTCGATCAACGATGTGTTCACCGCCATGCAGGCGACCTTCGGCAGCTACTACGTCAACGACTTCAGCCTGTTCGGGCGCACCTGGCAGGTCAGCCTGCAGTCCGAGTCGGAGTTCAGGCGCAAGCCGGAGGACCTGGCCCAGGTCTATGTGCGCTCGGCCGGTGGCGAGTTGGTGCCGCTGTCGAGCCTGGTCAAGGTGCGGCGCATCCTCGGCCCGGACAGCTATGCCCGCTTCAATGTCTACCCGGCGGCGAAGATTCTCGGCGGGCCGGCGCCGGGCTACAGCTCGGGCCAGGCCCTGGCGGCGGTGCAGGAGGTGGCCGGCGAGGTGCTCGGCAGCGACTACAGCATCGGCTGGACCGGCTCGGCCTACCAGGAGCTGGCGACCCAGGGCTCCGGCAGCACCGCCTTCGTCTTCGGCCTGATCATGGTGTTCCTGATCCTCGCGGCGCAGTACGAGCGCTGGACCCTGCCGCTGGCGGTGGTCACCGCGGTGCCCTTCGCGGTGTTCGGCGCGATCCTCGCGGTGTGGCTGCGCGGCATCGACAACGACGTGTACTTCCAGGTCGGCCTGGTCACTCTGATCGGCCTGTCGACCAAGAACGCCATCCTCATCGTCGAGTTCGCCGTGCTCTGCCGGCAGCAGGGCATGGGCATCCTGGAGGCCGCCCTGGAGGCCGCGCGGCTGCGCTTTCGGCCGATCATCATGACCTCGCTGGCCTTCGTCCTCGGCGTCATGCCGCTGGTCGTCAGCAGCGGTGCCGGCTCGGCCAGCCGCCACTCGATCGGTACCGGGGTGCTCGGCGGCATGCTGGCGGCGACCGTGCTGGCGGTGTTCCTGATCCCGATGTTCTACCTGCTGGTGGAGTCGCTGTCGCAGAAGCTGAGCAGGGGACGCAAAGCCGCGGAGGTGGCAGAGTCCTAG
- a CDS encoding HAD family hydrolase, with translation MKLGEARHWVFDMDGTLTLAVHDFPAIRRVLEIPAEADILHHLAALPEDEAAAKHAWLLEHERELALAAQPAPGAVELVRALHGRDCRLGILTRNAHELALLTLQAIGLGDCFATQDIFGRGEAPPKPHPGGLLQLAERWRVAPGELVMVGDFRFDLECARAAGARSVLVNLAENPWPELSDGFARDCAELLGQLG, from the coding sequence GTGAAACTGGGCGAGGCGCGCCACTGGGTGTTCGACATGGACGGCACCCTGACCCTGGCGGTGCACGATTTTCCGGCGATCCGCCGCGTCCTGGAGATTCCCGCCGAGGCGGACATTCTCCACCACCTGGCGGCCCTGCCCGAGGACGAGGCGGCGGCCAAGCACGCCTGGCTGCTGGAGCACGAGCGCGAGCTGGCGTTGGCGGCGCAGCCGGCGCCGGGGGCGGTGGAGCTGGTGCGGGCGCTGCACGGACGCGACTGCCGGCTCGGCATTCTCACCCGCAACGCCCACGAGCTGGCCCTGCTGACGCTGCAGGCCATCGGCCTGGGCGACTGTTTCGCCACCCAGGACATCTTCGGCCGCGGCGAGGCGCCGCCCAAGCCCCATCCCGGCGGCCTGCTGCAGCTGGCCGAACGCTGGCGGGTGGCGCCGGGCGAGCTGGTGATGGTCGGCGACTTCCGCTTCGACCTGGAGTGCGCCCGCGCCGCCGGGGCCCGCAGCGTGCTGGTCAACCTGGCGGAGAACCCCTGGCCGGAGCTCAGTGATGGCTTTGCCCGCGATTGTGCCGAGCTGCTGGGGCAGTTGGGCTGA
- a CDS encoding PhzF family phenazine biosynthesis protein — protein sequence MHYWQLDVFAERPLTGNGLAVFPDAHALSTATMQRLTQELRQFESIFLLPGDSPGRCRAQIFTAEEELPFAGHPILGAAALLHHLHAPAEHAEWTLQLKAKSVHVITRRHGQGFYAEMDQGQAEFGQRLDNATARAVADAFGLGDDHLDRRYPATVVSTGLPYLLLPVTAAGLAGARQRRLLDPELRACGAAFVFLLDVDNREGRTWDPAGVIEDIATGSAAGPVAAYLVEQGLHARGEAFSLNQGRFLHRPSTLAVCVGAEGRVRVGGHVQLVARADLLVAPAALG from the coding sequence ATGCACTACTGGCAGCTGGATGTATTCGCCGAGCGCCCGCTGACGGGCAACGGCCTGGCGGTATTCCCCGATGCACACGCCCTGTCCACAGCCACCATGCAGCGGCTGACCCAGGAACTGCGCCAATTCGAGTCGATCTTTCTGCTGCCCGGCGACAGCCCCGGTCGCTGCCGCGCGCAGATATTCACCGCGGAGGAGGAGCTGCCCTTCGCCGGCCACCCGATTCTCGGCGCGGCCGCCTTGCTGCACCACCTGCATGCACCTGCCGAGCACGCCGAGTGGACCCTGCAGCTGAAAGCCAAGAGCGTGCACGTCATCACCCGGCGCCATGGCCAGGGCTTCTACGCCGAGATGGATCAGGGCCAGGCCGAATTCGGTCAGCGGCTGGACAACGCCACTGCTCGTGCGGTGGCCGATGCCTTCGGCCTGGGCGACGACCACCTGGACCGGCGCTACCCGGCCACCGTGGTCAGCACCGGCCTGCCCTACCTGCTGCTGCCGGTCACGGCCGCCGGGCTGGCCGGGGCCAGGCAACGCCGATTGCTCGACCCCGAGCTGCGCGCGTGCGGCGCCGCCTTCGTGTTCCTGCTGGATGTCGACAACCGCGAGGGGCGCACCTGGGACCCGGCCGGCGTGATCGAAGACATCGCCACCGGCAGCGCCGCCGGACCGGTGGCCGCCTACCTGGTCGAGCAGGGGCTGCACGCGCGCGGCGAAGCCTTCAGCCTCAACCAGGGTCGCTTCCTGCACAGGCCTAGCACGCTGGCGGTGTGCGTCGGCGCGGAGGGTCGGGTCAGGGTCGGCGGCCACGTGCAACTGGTGGCCCGCGCCGACCTGCTGGTCGCCCCCGCAGCGCTGGGGTAG
- a CDS encoding Bcr/CflA family multidrug efflux MFS transporter, with translation MPLRLLLILGALSAFGPLAIDFYLPAFPAMAHAFASDVEHVQLSLAVYFVGLAIGQLIYGPLADRFGRRPPLLVGVLLFALASLACALATSLEWLIVARFVQALGGCAGMVVTRAVVRDLCDPIASAKVFSQLMLVMGIAPILAPLAGGLLLGSLGWQSIFVCLALFAALCLLAVALWLPETLSREAAPAPLRGALGEYRRLLGDRPFIGHALTGGLSIAGMFAYIAGSPFVFIELYGVAPAHYGWLFGSNAAGFILAAQVNAWLVARHGPGHWLRRLVWFYLGCGLALLSLAMAQPPALWPLLLPLFGCIASLGVLLPNATACAMAGQGRHAGSASALLGSLQFAIAASAAALVGALHDGTAWPMAAVICGCGVLATLASRLTYRVERRARPS, from the coding sequence ATGCCATTACGCCTGCTGTTGATCCTCGGCGCCTTGAGCGCCTTCGGCCCTCTGGCCATCGACTTCTACCTGCCGGCCTTCCCGGCCATGGCGCACGCCTTCGCCAGCGACGTCGAGCACGTGCAGCTGTCCTTGGCCGTCTACTTCGTCGGCCTGGCCATCGGTCAGCTGATCTATGGCCCCCTGGCCGATCGCTTCGGTCGGCGTCCGCCGCTGCTGGTCGGCGTTTTGCTGTTCGCCCTGGCATCGCTGGCCTGTGCCCTGGCGACGAGCCTGGAGTGGTTGATCGTCGCGCGCTTCGTCCAGGCCCTGGGCGGTTGTGCCGGCATGGTGGTGACCCGGGCGGTGGTGCGCGACCTGTGCGATCCGATCGCCTCGGCCAAGGTGTTTTCCCAGCTGATGCTGGTGATGGGCATCGCGCCGATCCTCGCGCCGCTGGCCGGCGGCCTGCTGCTCGGCAGCCTGGGTTGGCAGTCGATCTTCGTCTGCCTGGCGTTGTTCGCCGCGCTCTGCCTGCTGGCGGTGGCCCTGTGGCTGCCGGAGACCCTGAGCCGGGAGGCCGCGCCGGCGCCCCTGCGCGGTGCCCTGGGCGAGTACCGCCGGCTGCTGGGCGATCGCCCCTTTATCGGCCACGCCCTGACCGGCGGCTTGTCGATCGCCGGGATGTTCGCCTATATCGCCGGCTCGCCCTTCGTCTTCATCGAGCTGTACGGAGTGGCCCCCGCGCATTACGGCTGGCTGTTCGGCAGCAATGCGGCGGGCTTCATCCTCGCGGCGCAAGTGAATGCCTGGCTGGTGGCGCGCCACGGCCCGGGCCACTGGCTGCGGCGGCTGGTGTGGTTCTATCTGGGCTGCGGCCTGGCGTTGCTGAGCCTCGCCATGGCCCAGCCGCCGGCGCTGTGGCCGCTGTTGCTCCCGCTGTTCGGCTGCATCGCCAGCCTCGGCGTGCTGCTGCCCAACGCCACGGCCTGCGCCATGGCCGGCCAGGGGCGGCATGCCGGCAGTGCTTCTGCGCTGCTCGGCAGCCTGCAGTTCGCCATTGCCGCCAGTGCGGCGGCCCTGGTCGGTGCGCTGCACGATGGCACGGCCTGGCCGATGGCGGCGGTGATCTGCGGCTGCGGCGTGCTGGCCACCCTGGCTTCGCGCCTGACTTACCGGGTCGAGCGTCGCGCCAGACCGTCCTAG
- a CDS encoding TetR family transcriptional regulator: protein MRRTKEQAEQTRCDILAAAETLFLQQGVAHTSLEQIARQAGVTRGAVYWHFANKADLFNAMLNQVRLPPEQMAERLSGCDGDASLLTLRDLIIEAIENLARDAQKRRIFTILLHRCEFTDELRDAELQRRLFVDAFIALVEALFAHPACRQRLHPGVTPRLAARALHAQIVGLFTDWTRDPLLFDPLQDSAGLIDAVLRGLLRDWQA from the coding sequence ATGCGCCGAACCAAAGAGCAAGCCGAGCAGACCCGCTGCGACATCCTCGCGGCGGCCGAGACGCTGTTTCTGCAACAGGGCGTGGCCCATACCAGCCTGGAGCAGATCGCCCGCCAGGCCGGGGTGACCCGCGGCGCGGTGTACTGGCACTTCGCCAATAAGGCGGACCTGTTCAACGCCATGCTCAACCAGGTTCGCCTGCCGCCGGAGCAGATGGCCGAGCGCCTGTCCGGCTGCGACGGCGACGCCTCGCTGCTGACGCTGCGCGACCTGATCATCGAAGCCATCGAGAATCTGGCCCGCGACGCGCAGAAGCGGCGCATCTTCACCATCCTCCTGCACCGCTGCGAATTCACCGATGAACTGCGCGATGCCGAGCTGCAGCGCCGCCTCTTCGTCGATGCGTTCATCGCACTGGTGGAGGCCCTGTTCGCTCACCCCGCCTGTCGCCAACGCCTGCACCCGGGCGTCACCCCGCGCCTGGCCGCCCGCGCCCTGCACGCCCAGATCGTCGGCCTGTTCACCGACTGGACCCGCGACCCGCTGCTGTTCGACCCGCTGCAGGACAGCGCCGGGCTGATCGATGCCGTACTGCGCGGGCTGCTTCGCGACTGGCAGGCCTGA
- a CDS encoding efflux RND transporter periplasmic adaptor subunit has protein sequence MPFVRPVQLVLGVLACGYLLPVALAAEAPPPPEVLVETAKVTPLPLVFEYPARTAGFREVQVRAQVSGILQERTYLEGSQVKQGQVMFRIDPRTYQAALARAKGALAQEQARYRQAERDLKRIRELQKKGFASESELDNAISNFEQSKANIQAAEAEVQAKQIDLDYTTVKAPISGITSKETVSEGSLMVAGDPNASLLTRITQLDPIYVNFAAPDRDVESVRGGLQSGALALDGEQMRVQIQFGDGSVYPLEGKVNFTDSLVDRSTGTVSARAVVPNPEQALLPGQFVRVLVKGISLPDAITVPERAVAQGPRGTFVYVVDEQGIARTRQVSTGRTAAGRWVVESGIHEGDRVIVEGLPKVRPDMPVKVADGDGPSGKRS, from the coding sequence ATGCCCTTTGTTCGCCCCGTCCAACTCGTCCTCGGCGTTCTCGCCTGCGGCTACCTGCTGCCGGTGGCCCTGGCGGCCGAGGCGCCGCCGCCCCCGGAGGTGCTGGTGGAAACCGCCAAGGTCACGCCGCTGCCCCTGGTGTTCGAGTACCCGGCCCGCACGGCGGGCTTTCGCGAGGTGCAGGTGCGGGCCCAGGTCAGCGGCATCCTGCAGGAGCGCACCTACCTGGAGGGCAGCCAGGTCAAGCAGGGCCAGGTGATGTTCCGCATCGACCCGCGCACCTATCAGGCTGCCCTGGCCCGGGCCAAGGGGGCGCTGGCCCAGGAGCAGGCGCGCTACCGCCAGGCCGAGCGTGACCTCAAGCGCATTCGCGAGCTGCAGAAGAAGGGCTTCGCCAGCGAGAGCGAACTGGACAACGCGATCTCCAATTTCGAGCAGAGCAAGGCCAATATCCAGGCCGCCGAGGCCGAGGTGCAGGCCAAGCAGATCGACCTCGACTACACCACGGTGAAGGCGCCCATCTCCGGCATCACCAGCAAGGAAACCGTGTCCGAGGGCAGCCTGATGGTCGCCGGCGACCCCAATGCCAGCCTGCTGACCCGGATCACCCAGCTCGACCCGATCTACGTCAACTTCGCCGCCCCCGACCGCGACGTGGAAAGCGTGCGCGGCGGCCTGCAGAGCGGCGCCCTGGCCCTGGACGGCGAGCAGATGCGCGTGCAGATCCAGTTCGGCGACGGCTCCGTCTACCCGTTGGAGGGCAAGGTGAATTTCACCGACAGTCTGGTCGACCGCAGCACCGGCACCGTCAGCGCCCGCGCCGTGGTGCCCAACCCCGAGCAGGCGCTGCTCCCCGGCCAGTTCGTCCGCGTGCTGGTCAAGGGCATCAGCCTGCCCGACGCCATCACCGTGCCGGAGCGCGCCGTCGCTCAGGGGCCACGCGGCACCTTCGTCTATGTGGTCGACGAGCAGGGCATCGCGCGTACCCGCCAGGTCAGCACCGGGCGCACCGCGGCCGGCCGCTGGGTGGTGGAAAGCGGCATCCACGAGGGCGACCGGGTGATAGTCGAAGGGCTGCCCAAGGTGCGCCCGGACATGCCGGTGAAGGTCGCCGATGGCGACGGGCCGTCCGGCAAACGGTCCTAA
- a CDS encoding heavy metal translocating P-type ATPase translates to MTSLTTFDLPIAGMTCASCAGRVERALRKLPQVANASVNLASEQARIEAPEDSLAQLIAAVEGAGYQVPSAPLELAIEGMTCASCVGRVERALAKQPGVLAVSVNLASEQAQLRVSPRLDPEPLLKAVADAGYGASLVNLEAPEPPAADRRLQRERWHLLLALVLAAPLVLPMLLAPFGLHWMLPAWVQFALATPVQFVLGARFYRAAWQALRAGAGNMDQLVAIGTSAAYGLSLYQWAVTPAGQAPALYFEAAAVIIALILLGKYLESRAKRQTSSAIRALQALRPDQALRLRDGREERVPLSALALGDRVLVKPGERFPVDGRVLEGQSHADEALISGESLPQAKQPGDAVTAGAINGEGRLLIETTALGAETVLAKIIRLVEDAQAAKAPIQKLVDRVSQVFVPAVLLIALATLLIWLSLGASLATALLNAVAVLVIACPCALGLATPTAIMAGTGVAARHGILIKDAEALEVAHGVTAVAFDKTGTLTSGTPRIVHLLAVDGDEAQLLQLAGGLQRGSEHALAKAVLDACSERALSLPEVADSQALAGRGIAGQIDGRRLALGNRRLLDDNGLQPGELAEQAQQWEAEGRTLSWLLEQSPEPRVLGLFAFGDSLKAGAAEAVERLKASGIDSHLISGDNRGSCAAVADALGIAAVHAEVLPADKAGLVGELKRSGVVAMVGDGINDAPALAAADVGIAMGSGTDVAMHAAGITLMRGDPRLVPAALDISRRTYAKIRQNLFWAFVYNLVGIPLAALGLLNPMIAGAAMAASSVSVVSNALLLKTWKPRQEEERP, encoded by the coding sequence ATGACCAGTCTCACCACCTTCGACCTGCCGATTGCCGGCATGACCTGCGCCAGCTGTGCCGGCCGGGTCGAGCGTGCCCTGCGCAAGCTGCCGCAGGTCGCCAACGCCAGCGTCAACCTGGCCAGCGAACAGGCACGCATCGAGGCCCCCGAGGACAGCCTGGCGCAGCTGATCGCCGCAGTCGAGGGCGCCGGCTACCAGGTGCCCAGCGCGCCCCTGGAGCTGGCCATCGAGGGCATGACCTGCGCCAGTTGCGTCGGCCGGGTCGAACGCGCCCTGGCCAAGCAGCCGGGGGTGCTGGCGGTCAGCGTCAACCTGGCCAGCGAGCAGGCCCAGCTGCGGGTCAGCCCCAGACTGGACCCAGAGCCGCTGCTCAAGGCCGTCGCCGATGCCGGCTACGGCGCCAGCCTGGTGAATCTCGAGGCGCCGGAGCCGCCTGCCGCGGACCGCCGCCTGCAACGGGAACGCTGGCACCTGCTGCTGGCACTGGTGCTGGCCGCGCCGCTGGTGCTGCCGATGCTGCTGGCCCCCTTCGGCCTGCACTGGATGCTGCCGGCCTGGGTCCAGTTCGCCCTGGCCACCCCGGTGCAGTTCGTCCTCGGCGCACGCTTCTACCGCGCGGCCTGGCAGGCCCTGCGCGCCGGCGCCGGCAACATGGACCAGCTGGTCGCCATCGGCACCAGCGCCGCCTACGGCCTGAGCCTGTACCAGTGGGCGGTCACCCCGGCCGGACAGGCGCCGGCACTGTACTTCGAGGCCGCGGCGGTGATCATCGCCCTGATCCTGCTCGGCAAGTACCTGGAAAGCCGCGCCAAGCGCCAGACCAGCAGCGCCATTCGCGCCCTGCAGGCCCTGCGCCCGGACCAGGCACTACGCCTGCGGGACGGCCGCGAGGAGAGGGTGCCGCTGAGCGCCCTGGCCCTGGGCGACCGGGTGCTGGTCAAGCCCGGCGAGCGCTTCCCGGTGGACGGCCGGGTGCTGGAGGGCCAGAGCCACGCCGACGAGGCGCTGATCAGCGGCGAGAGCCTGCCCCAGGCCAAGCAGCCGGGCGATGCGGTCACGGCCGGGGCGATCAACGGCGAGGGCCGCCTGCTGATCGAGACCACGGCCCTCGGCGCGGAGACCGTGCTGGCCAAGATCATCCGCCTGGTGGAAGACGCCCAGGCGGCCAAGGCGCCAATCCAGAAGCTGGTGGACCGGGTCAGCCAGGTGTTCGTCCCGGCGGTGCTGCTGATCGCCCTGGCCACCCTGCTGATCTGGCTGTCGCTCGGCGCCTCCCTGGCCACGGCCCTGCTCAACGCCGTGGCGGTACTGGTGATCGCCTGCCCCTGCGCCCTCGGCCTGGCCACCCCCACCGCGATCATGGCCGGCACCGGGGTGGCCGCGCGCCACGGCATCCTGATCAAGGACGCCGAGGCCCTGGAGGTGGCCCACGGCGTGACCGCCGTGGCCTTCGACAAGACCGGTACCCTGACCTCCGGCACGCCGCGGATCGTCCACCTGCTGGCGGTCGATGGCGATGAGGCGCAACTGCTGCAGCTGGCCGGCGGCCTGCAGCGTGGCAGCGAGCACGCCCTGGCCAAGGCGGTGCTGGACGCCTGCAGCGAGCGCGCGCTGAGCCTGCCCGAGGTGGCTGACAGCCAGGCCCTGGCCGGGCGTGGCATCGCCGGGCAGATCGATGGCCGCCGCCTGGCCCTGGGCAACCGCCGCCTGCTCGACGACAACGGCCTGCAGCCCGGCGAGCTGGCCGAGCAGGCGCAGCAATGGGAGGCCGAGGGCCGTACCCTGTCCTGGCTGCTGGAACAGTCGCCCGAGCCCCGCGTGCTGGGCCTGTTCGCCTTCGGCGACAGCCTCAAGGCGGGTGCGGCCGAAGCCGTCGAACGGCTCAAGGCAAGCGGCATCGACAGCCACCTGATCAGCGGCGACAACCGTGGCAGCTGCGCGGCCGTGGCCGACGCCCTGGGCATCGCCGCGGTGCATGCCGAGGTGCTGCCGGCGGACAAGGCCGGCCTGGTCGGCGAACTGAAGCGCAGCGGCGTGGTGGCGATGGTCGGCGACGGCATCAACGATGCCCCGGCCCTGGCCGCCGCCGACGTCGGCATCGCCATGGGCAGTGGTACCGACGTGGCCATGCACGCCGCCGGCATCACCCTGATGCGCGGCGACCCGCGCCTGGTGCCGGCCGCCCTGGACATCAGCCGGCGCACCTACGCCAAGATCCGCCAGAACCTGTTCTGGGCCTTCGTCTACAACCTGGTCGGCATCCCCCTGGCCGCCCTGGGCCTGCTCAACCCGATGATCGCCGGCGCCGCCATGGCCGCCTCCAGCGTCAGCGTGGTGAGCAACGCCCTGCTGCTCAAGACCTGGAAGCCCCGGCAAGAGGAGGAGCGCCCGTGA